The DNA region GTACGACTATGAAAACTAACTTAACAAATGTAGATACACGCTTGTTTTTGtgttgtataaaaacaattcaacTTGAAGTTTAAGTTACACTGCACGGATACCAACTGAcaacatgttttatatatttatgtgttgtgagttttagattcttttctaaTAAATCTTTCAACGAGTCATTATCCAAATTGAcacttctaaaaaataaatgacaaaaacaTTCACCTAACAAATAGATTTATACGTGTAAAggcttgattaaaaatatagaataatttgACACAATGCCGGTTACTTGGTCAGTTGGCAATAGTGAATAACTTCATTGCGTTCACGGTGaaaacatgttaaaaataGTGCAGTAAATTCGGATAACATTTAAAGTGAAGCTGAGAGCTATTAATTCGTAATGGCCCATCACTATGTGGTGACGGCACACAAGCCGACAGCAATAACAGCATGCGTTACAGGTgcgtattaaattattaatcaaattgacTTAATCGAACCACCCTCTAACCCCTCTTTTTTAGGCAACTTTACGTCGCCGCAAGACTTAAACTTAATTGTCGCGAAAAATACGCGTCTCGAAATATATTTGGTTACACCAGAGGGTCTGAGGCCCATAAAGGAAATTGGTTTATATGGCAAGGTAGCTGTTATGAAGCTATTCAGGCCACAGgtaatgttaaatgtttgtCATTGTTTTGCAATACaactaatgatttattttgtttttagcaTGAGAAGAAGGACTTGCTTTTTATCGTTACATTACGTTACAATGCCATGATCTTGGAGTGCTTGAATAATGGGGAGAACATTGAAATTCTTACAAAAGCTTATGGTAATGTTGCAGATCGTATTGGTAAACCTTCAGAAACTGGTATCTTGGCCGTGATTGACCCAAAATCTCGTTTTATTGGTCTCAGACTATACGATGgtctctttaaaataattcctcTGGATAAAGACAACTATGAATTGAAAGCAACCAACTTCAAAATGGAAGAGTTGCAGGTGTATGATGTTGAGTTTCTCCATGGGTGTGCTAACCCAACACTTATTCTCATTCATCAAGATGTAAATGGGAGACATGTTAAAACCCATGAAATATCCTGGAGGGAAAAagaatttgtcaaaattccGTGGAGACAAGACAATGTCGAAACTGAGGCCTCTATTATAATACCAGTACCATCTCCTCTTGGAGGGGCCATTATAATTGGCCaagaaagtattttatatcatGATGGTATCACATCAGTTGTTGTAGCACCACCAGTTATCaaggtattattatattgagttagtttttacagtattttaaaattaaaactattttagcaAAGCACTATTGTATGTTATGCAAAAGTAGACCCTGGAGGTTTGAGATATTTGTTAGGAGATATGGCTGGGCActtatttatgttgtttttggAAACAGAAACTAAAGGGGAAACTAATGAAGTGGTGAAAGACATAAAAGTTGAAATGCTTGGTAAGTTGTCTGTTTATTCAtaagtttcaatttaataaataatttataagattttttaaaatacaaggTGTCCCAcgaaatttttcactaaataaaaaatattcaaattaaaaaaatacacaaaccaATTTTCACTAATTTGCTCAGGGAtctccaaatattattattcttcaaCATCATCTGATATTGATGGCAAAATGCTTGAAAAAGTGACAAAGACTTGCATAAATTGTgtcttcattatttaaatccaGGTTTCTTGTTCATATTGTTGAATGTCAAATTGTCAAATAATTCAAGGAGAatacaaaaagttttatttcggTAAAAAGTACGATGTTTCCTTATATAACGTGGCGTGTTAACTAAATTTCTTGGAGTGGTTATCATTTACGAGCAATTCCACTATTCCAAATcacttaataacatttttacgaTGGATAAAAAGTGAAAAACTTGCTGGAATACCATGTAATggattatacaattatttagttattgttAGTATTAATAGCGGGCATAGAGGCATTTTCAATGTGTTTCTAATCTCATGGAAATTCTCAGGAGAAATTGTTACGCCGGAATGTATAACTTATTTGGACAACGGCGTTCTGTTTATTGGTTCTCGCCTGGGCGACTCGCAACTCATAAAGTTGAACACAAAGGCGGATGAATACGGTTCTTATGTGACTGTTATGGAATCGTTCACGAATCTTGCGCCAATCATAGACATGTGCGTTGTGGATTTGGAGCGCCAGGGTCAAGGACAATTGGTCACTTGTTCGGGTGCTTTCAAGGAAGGTTCATTGCGTATAATTCGCAACGGAATTGGCATTCAGGAGCATGCATCCATCGACTTGCCCAGCATCAAGGGCATGTGGGCGATACAAGTTGCTTCCGGTAAGTTTTTAATACTGCTCTGTTAAAGTGACCCATAGTTTAGGCTATTTTATCAATGCTTTGGTTAACTactgaatatatttcagccgGAACGTTAGATAATACACTTGTATTAGCTTTTGTGGAACAAACACGCGTGTTGAGCCTGAACGGCGAGGAGGTGGAGGAGACAGATATACCTGGGTTTGCTGCAGATTTGCAGACCTTCTATTGTGGCAATGTCGTTCACGAccaaataattcaaatcaCTTCGGTGTCGGCCCGTTTAGTGTCTGCccaaaataaaactttgcttGCAGAGTGGAAGCCACCAACAGATTCAATCATAAGCGTTGTCGCATGCAATCAAACTCAGATCGCCGTATCAACGGGATCTGATCTCTACTACATTGAAATCCACCCTAACGAGCTAATTCTTAAAGGGTAATTACATTATTCTTGtaacaaatctaattaaaatctcAAATTCATGTATATTTCAGACTTACCACATTGGATGTGGAAATTGCATGCCTTGATATCAGTCCTCTAGGCGAAGGAAAGCAAAGGTCTGACGTGGTGGCAGTGGGTCTGTGGACCGACATATCGGTAAGAATCTTGCGTTTACCAGACTTGACTGAAGCCACAAAAGAAATGCTGGGCGGTGAAATTATCCCACGATCTGTGCTTATGACGAACTTCGAGGGCCAGAATTACTTGCTTTGTGCGCTAGGAGATGGTTCCATGTTCTATTTCCTCTTCAACAACGGTACGtcactttaaaattacttcaagtgttttttatttgaattcgtTTTCTGTGTAGAAATTACAGCGTTGACCGAAAAGAAGAAAGTCACTTTAGGTACACAGCCCACCGTTTTAAAGACGTTCCGTTCGCTCAGTACCACAAATGTATTTGCATGTTCGGATAGACCCACAGTTATTTATTCGTCAAATCATAAATTAGTATTCTCCAATGTTAATATGAAAGAAGTAAATCATATGTGTTCACTTAACGCTGAAGCATACCCAGACAGGTAATTATTTACCACATATTTATACCATTTTGTTTATGTATATGTTGCCATGTTTCTGCAGTTTAGCCCTCGCCACAGATAATTCAGTAACAATAGGCACTATTgatgaaatacaaaaattgcaTATTCGAACAGTGCCCCTGCAAGAATCGCCGAAACGCATTGCCTATCAGGAAGCGTCACAGACGTTCGGTGTTATTACTTCCCGCATCGACATCCAAGACTCGACAGGTCTGAACCCGGCCCGTCAGAGTGCCTCCACTATGACACAGTCAGTGACTGTCTCCAGCAGTGTTAGCAGCTTAGCGGTTAACAAGTCAAGCGGAGCTGGCGCCGCCAGTACCACTAGCAGTTTGGTCCCCGACTACGGACAAGAGGTTGAAATCCATAGTCTACTGATCATTGATCAAAATACCTTCGAAGTATTGCACGCCCATCAGCTGATGCAACAGGAATATGCCATGTCATTGATTTCTTGTCAACTTGGAACTGATCACAAcacctattttattataggtCGGTAATACGTATTTTAGAatctttcaatttaatatacattaatttttatttaaaggtaCGGCCGTTGTAAATCCGGAAGAGCCTGAACCAAAGCAGGGACGGTTGCTGGTGTTCCACTGGAATGAAAACAAGCTATTCCAAGTCtctgaaaaagaaattaaggGTGCTTGTTACTCGCTGGCCGAGTTCAATGGTAAATTACTGGCTAGTATAAACAGCACTGTCAGATTGTTCGAGTGGACTGCCGAGAAGGAACTGCGATTGGAATGTTCCCATTTCAATAATATCATCTCCTTATTTTTAAAGACGAAAGGCGACTTTATACTTATTGGAGATCTGATGAGGAGCATGACTCTCCTACAGGTAAGCAAAAtcgacaatatttatttattcggaaccattaatttacaataattttaaataattgaatgcaTCCTACCCTTTTTAACTGATtcgtttattgataaaattgccTATATATCCTTTCAAGAGTTTTCAGAAGTGAACAATATCTAACtgtattttgattttgatagATATAAGGCACGTTTCAGCAGTTCGAAAGGCGTACAAAGTATATCTGAATATTgccaaacttatatttattatctttttagaAGGGGAACCCCTATGTAAGTTAACCGAGTTTTATGGATACATATTGTGCATGTCTCCTATTTGTGAACACCTGTTGACCTGTAAAAGAACAAAATTCAAGATTTCTATATATGGCAATGTAAGACTTAATCATTCCACACTATTTAATACACTACAGAAAAGTGCTTGTGGTTACACGCAACCAAGAacaatgaaaattacaatgattatgacaataattattaaacaggtTTATAGATTTTAACAATCTAGAAGCTAAtcttttttgaacaaaaatgtcatttttacaAAGGTTCAGCTACATTGATTACTTTTCAAGATTATCAAAATctgtaaattaatgttaattaaataattttacaataatgaaatattttaaaaagagatGTGcgattataataatgtttttggaATCCACACTACAAATaactcatttataattaagacagTAAGAAGCAATTGAGTGTAAATGatactttgtttttatttcttgaCTCACATTTATgggaaaatatgtaatttaatacgtAATTTACCTTAGTGAACTATACTGAACTATATGTGTGTATACGTCAGAAATCATGATTATATGAGCAAATGGCTAAcagaatgaatttaaattgttttataatataaatccatAGGTGCCATTCGTGTTGACTATGTGAATCAAGTAAATATGCGGCTTTGCAGATTTTTGATGGCTGATTTAGTGACTGAAGAATAGACGTTGATtgcaattaattagaatatatttttcattctgGATTAAATTACTGTAGAAACACAATGGTTCTATAATGCAggacaaagaaaaaaattaggtactaaattaaagaaaaaatgaaataattagtcCCATGTAAGTATCTTTTGAATGAAGCTCAcagaaataataacatttgtaatttaatatgacgCATTGTCGCTACCTAGACGTGTTCAAATAGGAGGCATGTGGTTAAAAAGCTAAGCCACATTGTTGCAGTTCCGAACTCTGGGTAAAAAGTCGGTACTTAAATT from Aethina tumida isolate Nest 87 chromosome 1, icAetTumi1.1, whole genome shotgun sequence includes:
- the LOC109602565 gene encoding DNA damage-binding protein 1; this translates as MAHHYVVTAHKPTAITACVTGNFTSPQDLNLIVAKNTRLEIYLVTPEGLRPIKEIGLYGKVAVMKLFRPQHEKKDLLFIVTLRYNAMILECLNNGENIEILTKAYGNVADRIGKPSETGILAVIDPKSRFIGLRLYDGLFKIIPLDKDNYELKATNFKMEELQVYDVEFLHGCANPTLILIHQDVNGRHVKTHEISWREKEFVKIPWRQDNVETEASIIIPVPSPLGGAIIIGQESILYHDGITSVVVAPPVIKQSTIVCYAKVDPGGLRYLLGDMAGHLFMLFLETETKGETNEVVKDIKVEMLGEIVTPECITYLDNGVLFIGSRLGDSQLIKLNTKADEYGSYVTVMESFTNLAPIIDMCVVDLERQGQGQLVTCSGAFKEGSLRIIRNGIGIQEHASIDLPSIKGMWAIQVASAGTLDNTLVLAFVEQTRVLSLNGEEVEETDIPGFAADLQTFYCGNVVHDQIIQITSVSARLVSAQNKTLLAEWKPPTDSIISVVACNQTQIAVSTGSDLYYIEIHPNELILKGLTTLDVEIACLDISPLGEGKQRSDVVAVGLWTDISVRILRLPDLTEATKEMLGGEIIPRSVLMTNFEGQNYLLCALGDGSMFYFLFNNEITALTEKKKVTLGTQPTVLKTFRSLSTTNVFACSDRPTVIYSSNHKLVFSNVNMKEVNHMCSLNAEAYPDSLALATDNSVTIGTIDEIQKLHIRTVPLQESPKRIAYQEASQTFGVITSRIDIQDSTGLNPARQSASTMTQSVTVSSSVSSLAVNKSSGAGAASTTSSLVPDYGQEVEIHSLLIIDQNTFEVLHAHQLMQQEYAMSLISCQLGTDHNTYFIIGTAVVNPEEPEPKQGRLLVFHWNENKLFQVSEKEIKGACYSLAEFNGKLLASINSTVRLFEWTAEKELRLECSHFNNIISLFLKTKGDFILIGDLMRSMTLLQYKTMEGSFEEISRDYNPNWMTAIEILDDDIFLGAENSYNLFVCQKDSAATTDEERAQMQEVGQFHVGDMINVFRHGSLVMQNLGESSTPTRGCVLFGTVGGAIGLVTQIPQNFYEFLLELQTKLSTVIKSVGKIEHSYWRAFHTDIKTEACEGFIDGDLIESFLDLSQEKMKEVADACQQVTVEHLVKMIEDLTRIH